From a single Arachis hypogaea cultivar Tifrunner chromosome 3, arahy.Tifrunner.gnm2.J5K5, whole genome shotgun sequence genomic region:
- the LOC112785870 gene encoding protein CNGC15b → MPLIETLIERSCHLKMRMVFGNTRCVRFQDDAELAKIPTTNGDNGIKLLSSNKDHNNRKARKAKKFLKARVLSRVFSEDYERVRRRILDPRGQTIHRWNKIFLVACLVSLFVDPLFFYLPLVQHQVCIGIGTTLEVILTIIRSIADLFYMIQIIMRYCTAYVAPSSRVFGRGELVIDPAKIAARYFFKGFWLDFVAALPLPQVLIWIVIPNLGGSTMANTKNVLRFIIIFQYIPRLFLIFPLSSQIVKATGVVTETAWAGAAYNLMLYMLASHFFGACWYLLSIERQEACWRRVCDMKNSSCKYSFFDCNMVKNPLRDSWFKGSNVTKLCSPEAKFYPFGIYGDAVTSRVTTSPFFKKYFYCLWWGLRNLSSLGQNLLTSTFVGEIMFAILVATLGLVLFALLIGNMQTYLQSTTVRLEEWRVKRTDTEQWMHHRQLPQELRQSVRKYDQYKWLATRGVDEEALLKDLPLDLRRDIKRHLCIELVRRVPLFEQMDERMLDAICERLKPSLCTESTYLVREGDPVNEMLFIIRGNLDSYTTNGGRTGFFNSCRIGPGDFCGEELLTWALDPKPSVIILPCSTRTVKAISEVEAFALMAEDLKFVASQFRRLHSKQLRHKFRIHSHQWRTWAACFIQAAWRRFKKRKEAAELRAREENEAETHATRSNRKGMDVNSGADSEVVSSLQKPAEPDFSVDE, encoded by the exons ATTTCAAGATGATGCTGAACTGGCCAAAATCCCAACAACTAATGGTGACAATGGAATTAAGCTACTTAGTTCCAATAAAGAtcacaacaatagaaaagcaagaAAAGCAAAGAAGTTCTTGAAAGCCAGAGTATTATCAAGAGTTTTCTCAGAAGACTATGAGAGAGTAAGAAGAAGGATTCTAGACCCAAGAGGACAAACCATTCACAGATGGAACAAGATTTTCTTGGTAGCATGTTTAGTTTCTTTGTTTGTGGACCCTCTATTCTTTTACTTGCCACTAGTTCAACATCAAGTGTGCATTGGTATTGGAACAACACTTGAAGTGATCCTCACTATTATCAGATCAATAGCAGATTTATTCTACATGATTCAGATCATCATGAGGTATTGCACGGCTTATGTTGCGCCTTCTTCGCGTGTTTTCGGTAGAGGAGAGCTTGTTATAGACCCTGCAAAGATAGCAGCTAGGTACTTCTTCAAAGGTTTCTGGCTAGACTTTGTTGCCGCTTTACCCCTTCCTCAA GTGCTGATCTGGATTGTGATCCCCAATCTTGGAGGCTCAACCATGGCGAACACGAAAAACGTCCTTCGattcatcatcatttttcaaTATATACCAAGGCTGTTTCTGATTTTTCCACTTTCGTCCCAAATTGTAAAGGCTACTGGGGTTGTGACAGAGACAGCATGGGCTGGTGCTGCTTATAACCTTATGCTTTACATGCTGGCTAGCCAT TTTTTTGGAGCTTGCTGGTACCTTCTATCAATTGAAAGACAAGAAGCATGCTGGAGGAGAGTCTGTGATATGAAAAATTCATCTTGTAAATATAGTTTCTTCGACTGCAACATGGTTAAAAATCCACTCAGGGACTCATGGTTTAAGGGAAGTAATGTCACAAAGTTATGTTCACCAGAAGCTAAGTTTTATCCTTTTGGCATATATGGTGATGCAGTCACATCAAGAGTTACAACCTCACCATTCTTTAAGAAGTATTTCTATTGTCTTTGGTGGGGTCTCAGGAATTTGAG TTCTTTAGGACAAAATCTACTCACTAGCACTTTTGTTGGAGAAATAATGTTTGCCATTCTGGTTGCAACCCTTGGATTGGTTCTTTTTGCATTACTCATTGGTAATATGCAG ACATACCTTCAATCAACAACTGTGAGGCTAGAAGAGTGGAGGGTCAAAAGAACTGATACAGAACAATGGATGCATCACAGACAGCTTCCTCAAGAACTAAGACAATCCGTGCGCAAATACGATCAGTATAAATGGCTGGCGACTCGAGGAGTGGACGAAGAAGCCCTTCTCAAAGATCTTCCATTAGATCTTCGAAGAGACATCAAGCGCCATCTTTGTATCGAGCTGGTTCGACGA GTTCCATTGTTTGAACAAATGGATGAGAGGATGCTAGATGCAATATGTGAAAGGCTAAAGCCTTCATTGTGCACAGAAAGCACATATCTTGTCCGAGAAGGCGATCCGGTCAACGAAATGCTCTTCATAATCAGAGGAAATCTTGATTCCTACACAACCAATGGCGGCCGGACCGGATTCTTCAACTCGTGCCGGATCGGCCCTGGCGATTTCTGCGGCGAGGAACTCCTAACTTGGGCCTTAGATCCAAAACCAAGTGTGATAATACTTCCTTGTTCCACAAGAACAGTTAAGGCCATATCAGAAGTTGAAGCATTTGCACTCATGGCAGAAGATTTGAAATTTGTTGCATCACAATTTAGAAGATTGCATAGCAAGCAACTTAGGCACAAGTTCAGGATTCACTCACACCAATGGAGAACTTGGGCTGCATGTTTCATACAAGCTGCATGGAGAAGGttcaagaagagaaaagaagctGCTGAATTGAGGGCAAGAGAAGAAAATGAGGCTGAAACACATGCAACAAGGAGCAATAGGAAGGGTATGGATGTAAATTCAGGTGCAGATTCTGAAGTAGTAAGCTCTTTGCAGAAGCCAGCTGAACCAGACTTTTCTGTTGATGAGTGA